Part of the Candidatus Dormiibacterota bacterium genome is shown below.
CTCGGGATCTCCGAGGACATCACCGAGCGCAAGGTCGCGCAGGAGCAGATCGAGAAGCTGAACGAGTCTCTGAAGGTGCACGGGGCGCAGCTCGAGGCCGCGAACAAGGAGCTCGAGGCCTTCAGCTACTCCGTCTCGCACGACCTGCGGGCCCCGCTGCGGCACATCAGCGGCTTCGTGGACATGCTGCGGGAGCACGCCGCGTCCGGGCTGGATGACAAGGGGCGGAGGTTCCTCGACACCATCGCCGCGTCCGCCGGGCGCATGGGAGAGCTGATCGACGATCTCCTGGTGTTCTCGCGGATGGGCAGGAGCGAGATGGGTCGGGCGAAGGTCTCGCTGTCCTCCATGGTCGCCGGAGTCCTGCGCGAGATGGACAGCGAGGTGAAGGGGCGGTCGATCGAGTGGACGATCGCCGACCTGCCGGTGGTCGAGGCGGACGCGGCGATGCTGCGGCTGGTCTTCGCGAACCTGATCGGGAACGCGATCAAGTACACGCGGACCCGCGATCGGGCGCGCATCGAGATCGGAGCCACGAACGGGGGCCCCGAAGTCGTCATCTTCGTGCGCGACAACGGCGTCGGGTTCGACATGCAGTACGCCCACAAGCTGTTCGGAGTGTTCCAGCGGCTTCACAGGGCGGACGAATTCGAGGGCACCGGGATCGGTCTGGCCAACGTCCGGCGGATCATCAGCCGGCACGGGGGCCGGACCTGGGCGGAGGGACAGGTGGACCGCGGTGCCTCCTTCTACTTCTCCCTTCCGAAGCACAAGGAGACCACCCGATGATGACCGACATGCGGAGGATCCTGCTCGCCGAGGACGACCCCAACGACGTCGAGCTGACTCTCACGGCTCTCGGCGAGAACAATCTGGCGAACGAGGTCGTGGTGGTGAACGACGGCGTCGAAGCCCTCGATTACCTGCACGTCCGCGGCCGCTTCGCGGATCGTCCGCGCGGCAATCCCGCGGTAGTCCTGCTCGACATCAAGATGCCGAAGCTGGATGGTCTGGAGGTGCTCAAACAGATGAAGGCGGACGAGGGCCTTCGCCCGGTGCCGGTGGTGATGCTCACGTCGTCCCGGGAGGAGAGCGACCTCCTCGAAAGCTACCGGCTCGGCGTGAACGCCTACGTCGTGAAGCCGGTCGATTTCCGCGAGTTCATCGGCGCCGTGAGGAGCCTCGGTCTGTTCTGGGCGGTGGTCAACCAGCCGCCGCCTCAGAACTTCAGGAAAATCGCCTAGGGAGCGCGGATGGGCTGGAACAGACCGCTGCGGATCCTGCACCTCGAGGACGACCCGAACGACGTGGAGCTGGTCGGCGCGACGCTCGAGGCGGACGGTCTCGACTGCGACCGGAAGGTCACCTCGACCCGGGAGGAGTTCGTCAGCGTCCTGGAGCAGGGGAACCCCGACCTGGTCCTGTCCGACTTCTCCCTTCCGGGGTTCGACGGCCTGAGCGCGCTCGAGATCGCCCGGCGGAGATCGAGGGACCTTCCGTTCATCATCGTCTCGGGGACCCTCGGCGAGGAAGCGGCCATCGAGAGCCTGCGCAGCGGTGCCACGGACTACGTCCTGAAGCACCGGCTTACCCGACTCGGTCCCGCGGTGCGGCGCGCCCTGAACGAGGCCGAGGAGCGCAGGAAGCGGGGCCAGTTCGAGGAGACGCTGG
Proteins encoded:
- a CDS encoding response regulator: MTDMRRILLAEDDPNDVELTLTALGENNLANEVVVVNDGVEALDYLHVRGRFADRPRGNPAVVLLDIKMPKLDGLEVLKQMKADEGLRPVPVVMLTSSREESDLLESYRLGVNAYVVKPVDFREFIGAVRSLGLFWAVVNQPPPQNFRKIA